One window of the Oncorhynchus clarkii lewisi isolate Uvic-CL-2024 chromosome 19, UVic_Ocla_1.0, whole genome shotgun sequence genome contains the following:
- the LOC139375211 gene encoding GSK3-beta interaction protein: MEIDYQPEDSPVSLFDEDCIDHVKDMRLEAEAVVSDVLFAVSEMYVSSNLDSALAVAYINVETREGNRYCLELNEAGLRVVGYAFDQVDESLSTQYFETIYSLLDTLSPGYREAFGNALLQRLERLQQNGQ, from the exons ATGGAGATAGACTACCAACCAGAGGACTCGCCTGTCTCCTTATTCGATGAAGACTGTATTGATCACGTGAAGGACATGAGGTTGGAAGCAGAGGCAGTGGTCAGCGATGTGTTATTCGCCGTGTCCGAAATGTATGTGTCCTCAAATTTGGACAGTGCTTTGGCTGTGGCCTACATCAACGTGGAAACAAGAGAGGGCAATCGCTATTGCCTTGAGCTCAATGAAGCTGGACTAAGG GTGGTTGGCTACGCTTTTGACCAGGTGGATGAGAGCTTGAGCACCCAATACTTTGAGACTATTTATTCACTGCTGGATACCCTCAGCCCAGGCTACAGAGAAGCTTTTGGGAATGCCCTGCTACAGCGATTGGAGAGGCTGCAGCAAAATGGACAATGA
- the LOC139375213 gene encoding iron-sulfur cluster assembly 2 homolog, mitochondrial-like isoform X1 yields MLWKMFFVLRRGAMLSATKTTSWTLARASFPLLTHVGQPILLRCPQSSQPLYTSLSRLSSKSAQEKTAESSPVEEKVYLSASCVKVRRLREIMDKGQYLRIQVEGGGCSGFQYKFVIDSTRNEEDRVFEQGGVGVIVDQDSLEFVKGSTLDYTQELIRSSFQMLKNPQADHGCSCGTSFSVKL; encoded by the exons ATGTTATGGAAGATGTTTTTCGTACTACGGCGAGGAGCAATGTTGAGTGCAACAAAGACAACGTCATGGACCCTTGCTAG GGCCTCATTTCCCCTTCTCACCCATGTGGGCCAACCAATATTGCTGAGATGTCCCCAAAGTTCTCAACCTCTCTACACAAGTCTCTCACGCTTGAGCAGCAAATCAGCCCAGGAGAAAACAGCAGAGTCCAGTCCAGTTGAAGAGAAAGTATACCTCAGTGCATCatgtgttaaggttagg AGGCTAAGAGAGATCATGGATAAGGGACAGTACCTGAGAATACAGGTGGAAGGGGGAGGCTGCTCTGGATTCCAGTACAAGTTTGTCATTGACAGTACCAGGAATGAGGAGGACAG ggtgttTGAGCAAGGAGGGGTAGGGGTCATTGTGGACCAAGACAGCCTGGAGTTTGTGAAAGGCTCTACACTGGACTATACTCAGGAGCTGATTCGCTCCTCCTTCCAGATGCTGAAAAACCCTCAGGCAGACCATGGCTGCTCATGCGGAACCTCCTTCTCAGTCAAGTTATGA
- the LOC139375213 gene encoding iron-sulfur cluster assembly 2 homolog, mitochondrial-like isoform X2, with translation MLWKMFFVLRRGAMLSATKTTSWTLARASFPLLTHVGQPILLRCPQSSQPLYTSLSRLSSKSAQEKTAESSPVEEKVYLSASCVKRLREIMDKGQYLRIQVEGGGCSGFQYKFVIDSTRNEEDRVFEQGGVGVIVDQDSLEFVKGSTLDYTQELIRSSFQMLKNPQADHGCSCGTSFSVKL, from the exons ATGTTATGGAAGATGTTTTTCGTACTACGGCGAGGAGCAATGTTGAGTGCAACAAAGACAACGTCATGGACCCTTGCTAG GGCCTCATTTCCCCTTCTCACCCATGTGGGCCAACCAATATTGCTGAGATGTCCCCAAAGTTCTCAACCTCTCTACACAAGTCTCTCACGCTTGAGCAGCAAATCAGCCCAGGAGAAAACAGCAGAGTCCAGTCCAGTTGAAGAGAAAGTATACCTCAGTGCATCatgtgttaag AGGCTAAGAGAGATCATGGATAAGGGACAGTACCTGAGAATACAGGTGGAAGGGGGAGGCTGCTCTGGATTCCAGTACAAGTTTGTCATTGACAGTACCAGGAATGAGGAGGACAG ggtgttTGAGCAAGGAGGGGTAGGGGTCATTGTGGACCAAGACAGCCTGGAGTTTGTGAAAGGCTCTACACTGGACTATACTCAGGAGCTGATTCGCTCCTCCTTCCAGATGCTGAAAAACCCTCAGGCAGACCATGGCTGCTCATGCGGAACCTCCTTCTCAGTCAAGTTATGA
- the LOC139375212 gene encoding NPC intracellular cholesterol transporter 2-like, whose translation MDFHAASIIVLFSLIALTCAEPVKFVDCGSDVGKVVIVDIQPCPKQPCELHKGQAYAVNVTFDSEVESQTSKAIVHGVIAGVPIPFPIPIEDGCKSGIECPIQKAQSYHYVTQLPVKSEYPSIKLVVEWELRDDTGKDLFCIKFPVQIVS comes from the exons ATGGATTTTCATGCTGCTTCCATCATTGTTCTGTTCTCCCTTATTGCTCTCACCTGCGCAGAACCTGTGAAATTTGTAGATTGTG GCTCTGATGTTGGTAAAGTGGTGATTGTTGACATCCAACCTTGTCCTAAACAACCATGTGAGCTCCATAAAGGACAGGCCTATGCTGTCAATGTGACATTCGACAGTG AGGTTGAGAGCCAGACGAGTAAAGCAATTGTCCACGGTGTGATTGCTGGcgttcccatcccattccccatcCCCATTGAAGATGGCTGCAAGTCTGGGATCGAGTGCCCCATTCAAAAGGCACAGAGCTATCACTATGTGACTCAGCTTCCTGTGAAGTCTGAGTACCCCTCT ATCAAGCTGGTTGTTGAATGGGAGCTGAGAGATGACACTGGCAAAGACTTGTTCTGCATAAAGTTCCCAGTCCAGATCGTAAGCTGA
- the LOC139375214 gene encoding echinoderm microtubule-associated protein-like 5, with amino-acid sequence MADRTAPNCHLRLEWVYGYRGHQCRNNLYYTAAKEIVYFVAGVGVVYNTREHKQKFYLGHNDDIISLALHPERVLVATGQVGKEPYICVWDSYTVQTVSILKDTHTHGIACLAFDLDGQCLVSVGLDSKNTICVWDWRRGKVLAAAPGHTDRIFDISWDLYQPSKLVSCGVKHIKFWSLCGNALTPKRGVFGKTGDLQTILCLACARDEVTYSGALNGDIYVWKGINLIRTVQGAHGSGIFSMNACEEGFATGGRDGCVRLWDLNFKPITVIDLRETDQGYKVARGENSRGLSVRSVCWRGDHILVGTQDSEIFEVVVHDRTKPFLIMQGHCEGELWALAVHPTKPLAMTGSDDRSVRIWSLIDHALIARCNMEEPIRCAAVSTDGIHLALGMKDGSFTVLRVRDMTEVVHIKDRKEAIHELKYSPDGAHLAVGSNDNSVDIYSVVQRYKKVGECIGSTSFITHMDWSTDSKYLQTNDGNGKRLFYRMPSGKEVTNREELKLVQWSSWTCVLGPEVNGIWPKYSEINDINSVDANFNNQVLVTADDYGLVKLLRYPCVRKGAKFKKYLGHSAHITNARWSHDYQWVITIGGADHSVFQWKFVSDRKSKEALHIAPQETLCDSNSEESDSDQSDVPEMDSEIEQETQLTYRRQVYKEDLPQLKEQSKEKHRAMAMKKRERTPGSGVKLHFIHGYRGFDCRSNLFYTQTGEIVYHVAAVGVVYNRQQNTQRFYMGHDDDILCLAIHPLKDFVATGQVGRDSSIHIWDTEMLKPLSVLKGFHQLGVCALDFSADGKRLASVGLDDNHTIVLWDWRKGEKLSAIRGSKDKIFVIKINPYCSDKLITAGVKHMKFWHKAGGGLIGRKGNMGKTETMMCAVYGWTEEMVFSGTCTGDICIWRDMFLVKTVKAHDGPVFSMHALEKGFVTGGKDGIVALWDDTFERCLKTYAIKRAVLAPGSKGLLLEDNPSIRAISLGHGYILVGTKNGEILEVDKSGPITLLVQGHMEGEVWGLATHPHLPLCATVSDDKTLRIWDLSPSHCMLAVRKLKKGGRCCCFSPEGKALAVGLNDGSFLIVNADTLEDLVSFQHRKDIISDIRFSPGAGKYLAVASVDSFVDIYNVMSSKRVGVCKGSLNYITHLDWDKRGKLLQVNTGAKEQLFFEAPRGKKQTIPATEVEKIDWSTWTCVLGTSCEGIWPVVSEVTEVTTACLSNNRNVLATGDDLGYVKLFRYPVKGKYAKFKRYVAHSTHVTNVRWTHDDALLVTVGGGDTCLMIWTHEAEGHREARHCDSEESDIESEDDGGYDSDVTRENEMNYTIKALSTNVRPMTGVKPHLQLKEPSVDERQGVIRGSRPPVSRALPQPEKLQTNNVGKKKRPIEDLVLDLVFGYRGNDCRNNVHYLNEGTDIIYHTASVGIVLNLTTACQSFYIEHSDDILCLTINQHPKFPNVVATGQVGDTGDMSATSPSIHVWDAMNKQTLSVLRCFHSRGVCSVSFSATGKLLLSVGLDPEHTITIWKWQEGAKVASRSGHTQRIFVAEFRPDSDTQFVSVGIKHVRFWTLAGRALLCKKGVMSSIEDARMQTMLSVAFGANNLTFTGTISGDVCVWKEHILVRVVAKAHTGPVFTMYTTLRDGLIVTGGKERPSKEGGALKLWDQELKRCRAFRLETGQIIDCVRSVCRVKGKILVGTRNAEIIEVGEKNAACNILVNGHMDGPIWGVGTHPTRDVFLSAAEDGTVRLWDIPEKKMLNKVNLGHPARTVAYSPEGDMVAIGMKNGEFIILLVTSLKIWGKKRDRRSPIQDIRFSPDSRYLAVGSSESAVDFYDLTLGPQLNRINCCRDIPSFVMQMDFSADSCYVQISTGAYKRLVYEVPSGKHVTEQSVIDRITWATWTSVLGDEVVGIWSRNTDKADVTCACVSHSGLNIVTGDDFGMVKLFDFPCPEKFAKHKRFLGHSAHLTNIRFTSGDRFVISAGGDDRSLFVWRCIHAPH; translated from the exons TTTTGGAGCTTATGCGGCAACGCCCTGACCCCTAAGCGAGGAGTTTTTGGCAAAACGGGAGATCTCCAAACTATCCTCTGTCTGGCCTGTGCCAGAGACGAGGTCACATATTCAGGTGCCTTGAATGGGGACATCTACGTCTGGAAAGGCATCAACCTGATCCGGACAGTTCAAGGAGCCCAcggg TCAGGGATTTTCAGCATGAATGCCTGTGAGGAGGGCTTTGCCACCGGGGGCCGGGATGGCTGTGTCCGGCTATGGGATCTCAACTTCAAACCAATTACTGTCATCGATCTCAGGGAAACAGACCAGGGATATAAAG TAGCTAGAGGTGAAAATAGCAGAG GGTTGTCAGTGCGCAGCGTGTGTTGGCGGGGGGATCATATCTTAGTGGGCACCCAGGACAGTGAGATATTTGAGGTGGTGGTCCACGATCGCACCAAGCCCTTCCTCATCATGCAGGGTCACTGTGAGGGAGAGCTGTGGGCGCTGGCTGTGCACCCCACCAAGCCCCTGGCCATGACCGGCAGTGATGATCGCTCTGTCAG AATATGGAGCCTTATAGATCATGCGCTGATAGCTCGCTGTAATATGGAGGAGCCTATTCGCTGTGCAGCTGTGAGCACAGACGGCATTCACCTGGCGCTGGGCATGAAGGACGGCTCCTTTACTGTCCTACGGGTCAG AGACATGACAGAGGTGGTCCACATCAAGGACAGGAAGGAGGCCATTCATGAGCTGAAGTACTCTCCTGATGGAGCTCACCTGGCTGTGGGCTCCAATGATAACTCTGTGGACATCTACAGTGTGGTGCAGAGGTACAAGAAGGTGGGAGAGTGCATCGGCTCCACTAGCTTCATCACACACATGGACTGGTCCACAGACAGCAAGTATCTGCAGACCAATGACGGCAATGGAAAGAGGCTCTTCTACAGGATGCCAA GCGGTAAAGAAGTCACCAACAGGGAAGAGTTGAAGCTGGTGCAGTGGTCCTCATGGACGTGTGTGTTGGGCCCCGAGGTCAACGGAATATGGCCCAAATACTCAGAGATCAATGACATCAACTCTGTTGACGCCAACTTTAATAATCAAGTTTTAGTAACAGCAGATGATTATGGATTAGTGAAACTATTACGGTACCCGTGTGTAAGAAAAG GGGCAAAGTTTAAAAAGTATTTAGGTCACTCTGCCCATATAACCAATGCCAGGTGGTCACATGACTACCAGTGGGTGATAACTATTGGTGGAGCTGACCACTCAGTGTTCCAGTGGAAGTTTGTTTCAGACAGAAAGTCGAAGGAAGCTCTTCACATAGCACCTCAAG AGACGTTGTGCGACTCCAACAGTGAGGAGTCGGACTCGGACCAGTCAGACGTGCCTGAGATGGACTCAGAGATCGAGCAGGAGACACAGCTCACTTATCGGCGGCAG GTTTACAAAGAAGATCTACCTCAGCTCAAAGAGCAGTCCAAGGAGAAGCACCGTGCGATGGCcatgaagaaaagagagagaacaccAGGGAGCGGGGTGAAGCTACACTTCATCCACGG CTACAGAGGCTTCGACTGCAGGAGCAACCTGTTCTACACCCAGACAGGGGAGATAGTGTACCACGTGGCGGCCGTGGGGGTGGTGTACAACCGACAGCAGAACACCCAGCGCTTCTACATGGGCCATGACGACGACATCCTGTGCCTGGCCATACACCCCCTCAAGGACTTTGTAGCAACAGGCCAG GTGGGGCGAGACTCTTCCATCCATATATGGGACACAGAGATGCTGAAACCCCTGTCTGTGTTGAAAGGATTCCACCAACTGGGAGTGTGTGCCCTAGACTTCTCAG CGGATGGCAAGCGACTGGCCTCGGTCGGGCTGGATGACAACCACACCATTGTCCTTTGGGActggaggaagggggagaagcTCTCAGCCATCag GGGAAGCAAGGATAAGATTTTTGTCATAAAAATTAATCCATACTGTTCAGACAAGCTCATCACAGCAGGGGTAAAGCATATGAAGTTCTGGCATAAAGCAG GTGGTGGTTTGATCGGGCGTAAGGGCAATATGGGGAAGACCGAGACAATGATGTGTGCTGTGTATGGCTGGACAGAggagatggtgttctcagggACGTGCACAGGAGACATCTGTATCTGGAGAGACATGTTCCTGGTAAAGACAGTCAAAGCCCATGATGGCCCAGTCTTCAGTATGCACGCCCTGGAGAAG GGATTTGTGACAGGAGGGAAGGACGGCATAGTGGCTCTGTGGGATGACACCTTTGAGAGATGCCTCAAGACGTATGCCATCAAGAGAGCAGTCCTCGCTCCAGGCTCCAAAG GGTTACTGTTGGAGGACAACCCTTCCATACGTGCCATATCACTTGGTCATGGTTATATACTGGTGGGGACAAAGAACGGAGAGATTCTGGAGGTGGATAAGAGTGGACCCATCACCTTGCTGGTCCAG GGTCACATGGAGGGTGAGGTATGGGGCCTGGCCACtcatccccatctccctctctgtgccACTGTCAGCGATGACAAAACCCTGCGCATATGGGACCTGTCCCCCAGCCACTGTATGCTGGCTGTACGCAAGCTCAAGAAAG GGGGGCGCTGCTGCTGCTTCTCCCCTGAGGGCAAGGCCCTGGCAGTGGGCCTGAATGACGGAAGCTTCCTCATCGTCAACGCAGACACCCTGGAGGACCTAGTGTCCTTCCAACACCGCAAGGATATCATCTCAGACATACGCTTCTCACCAG gtgCAGGGAAGTACCTGGCGGTGGCGTCGGTTGACAGCTTTGTGGACATCTATAATGTGATGAGCAGCAAGAGGGTGGGGGTGTGCAAGGGGTCCCTCAACTACATCACCCATCTGGACTGGGACAAGAGAG GAAAACTACTGCAAGTGAACACTGGTGCTAAAGAACAGTTATTTTTCGAAGCTCCACGGGGAAAGAAGCAGACCATTCCTGCTACAGAG GTAGAGAAGATAGACTGGAGCACATGGACCTGTGTTCTCGGGACGTCCTGTGAGGGGATCTGGCCTGTGGTCAGTGAGGTTACCGAGGTGACCACTGCCTGCCTTAGCAACAACAGAAACGTGCTAGCAACGGGGGATGATCTGGGATACGTCAAGCTATTCAGGTATCCTGTCAAG GGAAAGTATGCAAAGTTCAAGCGCTATGTGGCCCATAGCACCCATGTGACTAACGTGCGGTGGACGCATGACGATGCTCTCCTGGTGACGGTTGGTGGGGGTGACACATGCCTCATGATCTGGACTCACGAGGCCGAGGGGCACAGGGAAGCCAGACATTGTGATAGTGAAGAGTCGGACATCGAGAGCGAGGATGATGGGG GTTATGACAGTGATGTGACGAGGGAGAATGAGATGAACTACACCATCAAGGCCTTATCCACCAACGTGCGACCCATGACTGGGGTCAAACCCCACTTGCAGCTGAAGGAGCCATCTGTGGACGAGAG GCAGGGGGTAATCAG AGGGTCAAG ACCTCCTGTTAGCAGGGCGCTGCCACAGCCTGAGAAGCTGCAGACCAACAATGTGGGCAAGAAGAAGCGGCCCATTGAG GACCTGGTGCTGGATCTGGTTTTTGGTTACCGGGGCAATGACTGCCGCAACAACGTCCACTACCTGAATGAGGGGACGGATATCATCTACCACACAGCTTCTGTCGGTATCGTCCTCAACTTAACCACAG CCTGCCAAAGCTTCTATATAGAACATAGTGATGACATTCTGTGCCTGACTATCAATCAACACCCCAAATTCCCCAACGTGGTGGCAACTGGCCAAGTAG GTGATACTGGTGATATGTCAG CCACGTCGCCCTCCATCCACGTGTGGGATGCCATGAACAAGCAGACGCTGTCTGTGCTGCGCTGTTTCCACTCCCGGGGTGTCTGCTCGGTCAGCTTCAGTGCCACTGGGAAGCTGCTGCTCTCTGTGGGTCTGGACCCAGAACACACCATTACCATCTGGAAGTGGCAAGAAG GTGCCAAAGTGGCCAGCCGGTCAGGTCACACTCAACGGATCTTTGTGGCAGAGTTCCGTCCGGACTCGGACACCCAGTTTGTTTCTGTTGGGATAAAACATGTGAGGTTCTGGACGCTCGCGGGCCGGGCTCTGCTGTGCAAGAAGGGTGTGATGAGTTCCATAGAGGACGCCCGCATGCAGACCATGCTCTCTGTAGCATTTGGAGCT AATAACTTGACATTTACAGGTACCATtagtggggatgtgtgtgtgtggaaggagCACATTCTAGTGAGAGTAGTGGCTAAAGCCCACACAGGGCCTGTATTCACCATGTACACCACACTAAGAGATGGCCTCATCGTTACGGGAGGCAAGGAAAGACC GTCAAAGGAAGGAGGTGCTCTGAAGCTGTGGGACCAGGAGCTGAAGCGCTGCAGAGCCTTTCGCCTGGAGACGGGACAGATCATAGACTGTGTGCGCTCCGTATGCAGAGTAAAG GGTAAAATTCTGGTAGGAACCCGGAATGCTGAGATCATTGAGGTGGGGGAAAAGAATGCAGCGTGCAACATCCTGGTGAACGGCCACATGGATGGTCCGATCTGGGGCGTTGGCACCCATCCCACACGGGACGTGTTCctttctgctgcagaggatggcACTGTGAGGCTGTGGGACATCCCAGAGAAG AAGATGCTAAACAAGGTGAACCTGGGACACCCAGCTCGTACGGTGGCCTACAGCCCCGAGGGGGACATGGTGGCCATTGGCATGAAGAATGGAGAGTTCATTATCCTGCTGGTCACCTCACTCAAGATCTGGGGCAAGAAGAGGGACCGCCGCTCTCCCATCCAAGATATCAG GTTCAGTCCAGATTCACGCTACTTGGCAGTGGGCTCCAGTGAGAGTGCGGTTGACTTCTACGACCTGACGCTTGGACCACAACTCAACCGTATTAACTGCTGCAGGGACATCCCCAGCTTTGTCATGCAAATGGACTTCTCTGCAGACAGCTGCTATGTTCAG ATATCGACTGGTGCTTACAAGCGGCTGGTGTACGAGGTGCCATCTGGAAAGCATGTCACAGAGCAGTCAGTCATAGACAGGATAACCTGGGCCACATGGAcaag TGTCCTGGGGGATGAGGTTGTGGGGATCTGGTCCCGTAACACTGACAAAGCAGACGTCACATGTGCCTGTGTTTCCCACTCTGGCCTGAACATCGTCACAGGCGATGACTTTGGAATGGTAAAGCTGTTTGACTTTCCATGTCCAGAAAAGTTT GCCAAACACAAACGCTTTCTGGGCCACTCAGCCCACTTGACTAATATTCGCTTCACAAGTGGGGATCGCTTCGTCATTAGTGCTGGTGGGGACGATAGAAG CCTATTTGTCTGGAGGTGCATCCATGCCCCTCACTGA